A single region of the Demequina sp. genome encodes:
- a CDS encoding 4-hydroxy-3-methylbut-2-enyl diphosphate reductase, whose amino-acid sequence MATDKRVLLAAPRGYCAGVDRAVIAVEKALELHGAPIYVRKEIVHNKYVVETLSERGAIFVSETDEVPEGARVVFSAHGVSPAVREAADARNLLTIDATCPLVTKVHKEAVRFAREDQTILLIGHTGHEEVEGTAGEAPEHTIIVNSPDDVDGIEVPDPQNVVWLSQTTLSVDETMETVRRLRERFPALQDPPSDDICYATQNRQVAVKKLAPECDLVIVVGSANSSNSVRLVEVALQSGARTSHRIDRATELQDSWFDGVATVGVTSGASVPEILVRDLLDALADRGYVDVEEVRTATEDLMFSLPREIRADMKARAAS is encoded by the coding sequence ATGGCGACCGACAAGCGTGTGCTGCTCGCCGCCCCCCGTGGATACTGCGCTGGAGTGGATCGCGCGGTCATCGCCGTGGAGAAGGCGCTCGAGCTGCACGGGGCGCCGATCTACGTGCGCAAGGAGATCGTCCACAACAAATACGTGGTGGAGACCTTGAGCGAGCGGGGAGCGATCTTCGTCTCGGAGACGGACGAGGTGCCCGAGGGCGCGCGCGTGGTCTTCAGCGCCCACGGCGTCTCGCCCGCGGTCCGCGAGGCGGCCGACGCCCGCAACCTGCTCACCATCGACGCCACCTGCCCGCTCGTCACCAAGGTGCACAAGGAGGCGGTGCGGTTCGCCCGCGAGGACCAGACCATCCTGCTCATTGGGCACACGGGGCACGAGGAGGTCGAGGGCACTGCGGGGGAGGCCCCGGAGCACACGATCATCGTGAACTCGCCGGACGACGTCGACGGCATTGAGGTGCCCGACCCGCAGAACGTGGTGTGGCTGTCGCAGACCACGCTGTCCGTTGACGAGACGATGGAGACGGTACGCCGCCTGCGCGAGCGCTTCCCCGCGCTCCAGGACCCGCCGAGCGACGACATCTGCTACGCCACCCAGAACCGTCAGGTGGCGGTCAAGAAGCTCGCGCCGGAATGTGATCTGGTGATCGTGGTGGGTTCCGCGAACTCCTCGAACTCCGTGAGGCTCGTCGAGGTGGCTTTGCAGTCGGGCGCACGTACGTCCCACCGCATCGACCGCGCCACCGAGCTGCAGGATTCATGGTTCGACGGCGTCGCCACGGTCGGCGTGACGTCCGGGGCCTCGGTGCCGGAGATCCTCGTGCGCGACCTGCTGGACGCGCTCGCGGACCGCGGCTACGTGGACGTTGAGGAGGTCCGCACGGCCACGGAGGACCTCATGTTCTCCCTGCCGCGCGAGATCCGCGCCGACATGAAGGCCCGCGCGGCTTCCTAG
- the rmuC gene encoding DNA recombination protein RmuC yields the protein MIEAIIAIVALAAGLVIGFLVARNGSSAALSKAETDAAVAQARADAAEARVAEVTTASGRREEELRAEHERYVAQVRADQEALKTEFKALSAEALEAQSREFLARADERFTRANEANKVELEKREQSVKQLVEPMKVALDEVKRQTTEADKGRLAGQAALAEQVRQMVDASSKLDKRTSDFINTLRRSDVRGNWGEVQLKRVVELSGMLNHVDFTEQDNVKDSEGKNLRPDMTIHLAGGRSIVVDSKVALAGLQEAFETDDERVRVERLAAHARQFRKHIDDLASKKYWEQFDSAPEFVVMFVPAEGFFQSAIEQDDTLQEYAFTKRVVIATPTTLVALLRAVAHAWKEDALAKNAQQVLATGKDLFDRLTVMGNHLSRVGRAIDSASKAYNQTVASMESRVMVTARKFGEMQHIEAELPQLDVVETEVRLIGGPDEDA from the coding sequence ATGATCGAAGCAATCATCGCCATTGTGGCCCTCGCGGCCGGCCTTGTCATCGGGTTCCTGGTGGCTCGCAATGGCAGTTCTGCGGCACTTTCGAAGGCAGAGACCGACGCCGCGGTCGCCCAGGCGAGGGCCGACGCCGCCGAGGCTCGGGTGGCGGAGGTAACCACAGCGTCGGGCAGGCGGGAGGAAGAACTGCGGGCCGAGCACGAGCGATACGTCGCCCAGGTGCGCGCGGACCAGGAGGCCCTCAAGACCGAGTTCAAGGCGCTGAGCGCGGAGGCGCTCGAGGCGCAGTCACGGGAATTCCTTGCTCGAGCCGACGAGAGGTTCACGCGCGCCAACGAGGCCAACAAGGTGGAGCTCGAGAAGCGCGAGCAGTCCGTGAAACAACTCGTCGAGCCCATGAAGGTCGCGCTCGACGAGGTCAAGCGGCAGACCACGGAGGCCGACAAGGGCCGGCTGGCAGGGCAGGCCGCACTTGCGGAACAGGTGCGCCAGATGGTCGACGCGTCCTCCAAACTGGACAAGCGAACCTCGGACTTCATCAACACTCTTCGCCGCTCAGACGTGCGCGGCAACTGGGGCGAGGTCCAGCTCAAGCGCGTAGTCGAACTTTCGGGGATGCTCAACCACGTCGACTTCACCGAGCAGGACAACGTAAAGGACAGCGAGGGCAAGAATCTCCGGCCGGACATGACGATCCACCTGGCGGGTGGTCGGTCTATCGTCGTCGACTCCAAGGTTGCGCTCGCAGGCCTCCAAGAGGCGTTTGAAACCGACGACGAGCGAGTTCGCGTCGAACGCCTTGCGGCGCATGCGCGCCAGTTCCGCAAGCACATCGACGATCTGGCGAGCAAGAAGTACTGGGAGCAGTTCGATTCTGCGCCGGAGTTCGTCGTCATGTTTGTGCCCGCAGAAGGGTTCTTCCAGTCTGCGATCGAGCAGGACGACACCCTGCAGGAGTACGCCTTCACCAAACGCGTCGTCATCGCGACCCCGACCACGCTCGTCGCGTTGCTGCGCGCGGTCGCGCACGCATGGAAGGAAGACGCTCTCGCGAAGAACGCTCAACAGGTGCTCGCGACCGGGAAGGACCTTTTCGACCGCCTCACTGTCATGGGCAATCACCTGTCGCGTGTGGGGCGCGCCATCGACAGCGCATCAAAGGCCTACAACCAGACGGTCGCATCCATGGAATCTCGCGTCATGGTGACGGCCCGCAAGTTCGGCGAGATGCAGCACATCGAAGCCGAGCTGCCGCAGCTTGACGTTGTCGAGACCGAGGTCCGCCTGATTGGCGGCCCGGACGAGGACGCCTAG